From Micromonospora sp. NBC_01699, a single genomic window includes:
- a CDS encoding recombinase family protein, with product MRTDTLLDPQRRPEEMIHRDELLWIPEVGGAVDPGSDAHDLVMSLYGGMSKGERNRIKIRVRSAMAAQAATEDRFLGGRPPYGYRLADAGPHPNPSKAADGRRLHRLEPDPLTAPVVARIYRESLAGSGIYAIAEGLTRGGIPSPSAADPRRNPHRHGNAWAKSAVRVILLNPRYAGRQVWNRQRKAEILIDIEDVALGHETKMRWNPTREWIYSAALAPHRPRRSVRGRPRTRPARGDLPPRR from the coding sequence ATGCGGACGGACACCCTCCTCGACCCGCAACGCCGGCCGGAGGAGATGATCCACCGCGACGAGTTGCTGTGGATTCCCGAAGTCGGCGGCGCAGTCGACCCGGGCAGCGACGCCCACGACCTCGTCATGTCGCTCTACGGCGGAATGAGCAAAGGCGAACGGAACCGGATCAAGATCCGAGTCCGCTCAGCGATGGCCGCCCAGGCCGCCACCGAGGACAGATTCCTCGGCGGCCGACCCCCGTACGGCTACCGGCTCGCCGACGCCGGACCGCACCCCAACCCGAGCAAGGCAGCCGACGGACGACGACTGCACCGCCTCGAACCCGACCCGCTCACCGCACCAGTCGTCGCCCGGATCTACCGCGAGTCCCTCGCCGGCTCCGGCATCTACGCCATCGCCGAAGGACTCACCCGCGGCGGCATCCCGTCCCCGTCTGCGGCCGACCCGCGACGCAACCCCCACCGACACGGCAACGCCTGGGCCAAGAGCGCCGTACGCGTCATCCTGCTAAACCCCCGCTACGCCGGCCGGCAGGTATGGAACCGGCAACGCAAAGCCGAGATCCTCATCGACATCGAAGACGTCGCCCTCGGCCACGAAACGAAGATGCGCTGGAACCCCACCCGCGAATGGATCTACTCCGCCGCACTCGCACCGCATCGACCCCGACGCAGCGTTCGAGGGCGTCCCCGTACCCGGCCTGCGCGCGGAGATCTACCACCGCGACGATGA
- a CDS encoding SDR family NAD(P)-dependent oxidoreductase, protein MRHDDPEVPSHDSLTAVQVETWLRERLAAQLDLDAAGLDAYERFHRYGLNSLRAAGLIAALAEFVGRPLPATLVWDHPTIDSLVRFLTRGDEEKATPSRRPITRESEPIAIVGMACRFPGAPNVGAYWKLLTQGVDAITEVPAGRWDIEQFFSSAPDAPGKMNTRWGGFLEHVDRFDAGFFGLAPREVLQMDPQQRLVLELAWEALEDAGIAPGSLRDSATGVFCGAMWHDYGHLFGHHAEDVTAHTATGQDLSIIAARVSYLLGLQGPSLAVDTACSSALVAVHLACQSLRTGEATMALAGGVNLTLAPESTVAMSKFGAMAPDGRSKAFDARANGYVRGEGAGLVVLKPLSRALADGDPVYCVIAGSTVNNDGFSNGLTAPNPQAQVAMLRAAYDRAGVAPDRVHYVETHGTGTLLGDPIEANAIGAVLGAGRPAERPLALGSVKTNIGHLEAAAGIAGLIKAALAVRHRTIPGNLHFEAPNPHIDFDGLRLRVPRTTEPWPYPEETPLAGVSAFGFGGTNCHVVLAGATAQPVQLLPLAAATEAGLRELAGIVRDAVAGPVDSAGAVRDAATGPLDLAGLGWTLAGRSVEQPYRTAVTARTGDELAAGLDRWLADPAGTTAEVTTSAPRVVFVFPGQGGQWVGMGRELWRREPVFREVVLACEGAFAGLVDWSLVEVLEGGSVLEGIDVVQPVLFAVQVGLAAVWRSWGVEPAAVVGHSMGEVAAACVAGALSLGDAARVICVRSGLMRRVSGVGAMAVVGLGAVEVGEVVAGFGGEVVVAAWNGPVTTVVAGSSGAVDAVVGELSGRGVFARRVQVDVASHSPQVDGLRDDLLAGLVGVSPRVASVPLYSTVRGEVLSGVELGAGYWWENLREPVRFAPMVERLLVDGLTCFLEVSPHPVLGGAIEESCRRSGGGVVLTSTRRDEDERGALLDTAATLYRLGHPLHWPALYPQDLTPVDLPLPDAPTRPAAPTTPVPPAVDDAGPTADEVTAAVDARTAQDPVLVPLSAHTPDALTDLTRRTVDLLGRHPNVRLRDLGHTAALRRDHHAVRLAVAATSHADLVEKLTVRLADDRPATPVPAGTARKVVFVFPGQGGQWVGMGRELWRREPVFREVVLACEGAFAGLVDWSLVEVLEGGSVLEGIDVVQPVLFAVQVGLAAVWRSWGVEPAAVVGHSMGEVAAACVAGALSLGDAARVICVRSGLMRRVSGVGAMAVVGLGAVEVGEVVAGFGGEVVVAAWNGPVTTVVAGSSGAVDAVVGELSGRGVFARRVQVDVASHSPQVDGLRDDLLAGLVGVSPRVASVPLYSTVRGEVLSGVELGAGYWWENLREPVRFAPMVERLLVDGLTCFLEVSPHPVLGGAIEESCRRSGGGVVLTSTRRDTGERLTMLDTAGELYRLGVRLDWTALHPGAGEVVRLPEYPWQRERHWPEHTVRAGQPVGHPLLGARVESSLDQGTHLWTTDLHVDRLPYLADHRVRGQVLLPATGYLEMALAAATDRLGPAVSVADLEITEPLALSDRPVTVQATLTGHPTGGFAFQCASRQPDEDGRPGDWLVHARGTVRRTGDTAPAADAIRPELPEPGETHYAAMRARGLDYGPHFQGVRQLRRTDGEAWAQVHGEAGGGYTMHPALLDACLQVALAALPTQPADTYVPVGVERLDLRDRPGTEVTCHARLRETTDTDEHTADLTVHAPDGRVLVVVTGLRLRRLARSVAGGADLLYQIRWQPAPGLTADAGTADLTGRWLLLADRDTTLDAALTARGGSCVVARPGDRYQRLGPDAYQVDPTCPEHLRDLLAEVLASGQPTLRGVVHRWALDTVVPGTDTADGWEPNHRLVADSVRHLVAALHDVPGTTRPRLWLVTRDSQAVRPTDRATAVAQAPLWGLGRTIAHEHPDLDCTRVDLGTDLPDEDAALLTALTAPVEEPELALRGTDVLVSRLVPATAEEPTVDPEPAGDRPFRLAVDRVGTLDQLHLRAVAPLAPGPGQVLVEIRASGLNFRDVLKTLGLYPGLDDTAEVTLGDECAGVIAAVGPDVTDLRIGDPVVAVAPHGIGSHVLADARLVAPKPERLDFAEAATIPIAFLTAAYALEHLARIEPGERVLVHAAAGGVGLAAVQLAHAAGAEVFATAGSNEKRAHLTSLGVRHVMDSRSAAFADQVRAETDGRGVDVVLNSLSGDLIAHGVGALAPYGRFVEIGKRDIYQDRSLGLGPFRRNLSFFAVDLDLMFTERTALVGGLLRRIVARVDAGELQPLPVRRFPVGQAQDAFHLMEQAGHIGKIVLTVTDPATVEVRPAAGVGRLPADASYLITGGFGGLGLRVARWLAERGATQLVLVGRSGASAAAQPTLNELADAGVRVATFAADVTDPAEVARVLDHVRAHLPPLRGVVHAAGVLDDGILLQQTGQRYRRVTRPKVDAAWHLHTQTGVDPLDFFVLFSSVTSVLGSPGQSSYAAGNAFLDALAHARRAAGLPALSVNWCPWSAVGMAARLEQGGQEALRGLRAITPDQGVAVLGALLGQQSAQVAVMPFDAAEWVAAYPAAGRTNQLALLGTAAAERPASDGVRERFLAAPPGRRRRAAVEAYVCEEAARVLRLAPSRVGVGTPLRSLGFDSLMSLELRNRLEAGLHLALSATLIWNYPTIEVLVPYLADRLGVPLDAPEEPPKQDESTESANHADPTSGDQTGDDDLGGLSVDDLEALLAQELNDLES, encoded by the coding sequence ATGCGTCACGACGATCCGGAAGTCCCGAGTCACGATTCCCTCACCGCTGTCCAGGTGGAGACCTGGCTGCGGGAACGGCTGGCTGCGCAACTCGACCTCGACGCCGCCGGCCTGGACGCGTACGAACGGTTCCACCGGTACGGCCTCAATTCGCTGCGCGCCGCCGGCCTCATCGCCGCGCTCGCCGAATTCGTCGGACGGCCCCTTCCGGCAACGCTTGTCTGGGATCATCCCACCATCGACTCGTTGGTCCGTTTCCTTACCCGTGGCGACGAAGAGAAGGCCACGCCGAGTAGGCGTCCGATTACCCGGGAATCGGAGCCGATCGCGATTGTCGGAATGGCGTGCCGCTTTCCCGGCGCCCCGAACGTCGGGGCGTACTGGAAACTGCTGACGCAGGGTGTCGACGCGATCACTGAAGTGCCGGCCGGGCGGTGGGACATCGAACAGTTCTTCAGTTCCGCGCCGGACGCCCCCGGCAAGATGAACACCCGCTGGGGCGGCTTCCTCGAACACGTCGACCGCTTCGACGCCGGCTTCTTCGGACTCGCCCCCCGCGAGGTCCTCCAGATGGACCCGCAGCAGCGCCTCGTCCTCGAGCTGGCCTGGGAGGCCCTCGAAGACGCCGGGATCGCCCCGGGATCCCTGCGGGACAGCGCCACCGGCGTGTTCTGCGGGGCGATGTGGCACGACTACGGCCACCTGTTCGGTCACCACGCCGAGGACGTCACCGCGCACACCGCGACCGGGCAGGACCTCAGCATCATCGCGGCCCGGGTGTCGTACCTGCTCGGGCTCCAAGGGCCGAGCCTGGCCGTCGACACCGCCTGCTCGTCCGCGCTGGTCGCCGTCCACCTCGCCTGCCAGAGCCTGCGTACCGGTGAGGCGACGATGGCGTTGGCCGGCGGGGTGAACCTGACCCTTGCCCCGGAGAGCACGGTGGCGATGTCGAAGTTCGGGGCGATGGCCCCGGACGGCCGCTCCAAGGCGTTCGACGCCCGTGCCAACGGCTACGTCCGTGGTGAGGGCGCCGGCCTCGTCGTACTCAAGCCGCTGTCCCGGGCGCTGGCCGACGGCGACCCGGTGTACTGCGTGATCGCCGGCTCCACGGTCAACAACGACGGTTTCAGCAACGGCCTGACCGCGCCGAACCCGCAGGCGCAGGTGGCGATGCTGCGGGCCGCGTACGACCGGGCGGGCGTCGCCCCGGACCGGGTGCACTACGTGGAGACCCACGGCACCGGCACCCTGCTCGGCGACCCGATCGAGGCGAACGCGATCGGTGCCGTCCTGGGCGCGGGCCGGCCGGCGGAGCGTCCGCTCGCGCTGGGCTCGGTGAAGACCAACATCGGTCACCTGGAGGCCGCCGCCGGCATCGCCGGCCTGATCAAGGCCGCTCTGGCCGTCCGGCACCGGACCATCCCGGGGAACCTCCACTTCGAGGCGCCCAACCCGCACATCGACTTCGACGGGCTGCGGCTGCGGGTGCCGCGCACCACCGAGCCGTGGCCGTACCCCGAGGAGACCCCCCTGGCCGGGGTCAGCGCGTTCGGGTTCGGGGGCACCAACTGCCACGTCGTGCTGGCCGGGGCGACCGCGCAGCCGGTCCAGCTCCTGCCGCTTGCCGCAGCCACCGAGGCCGGACTGCGCGAGCTGGCCGGTATCGTCCGGGACGCCGTGGCCGGTCCGGTCGACTCGGCCGGTGCCGTCCGGGACGCCGCCACCGGACCGCTCGACCTGGCCGGGCTCGGCTGGACCCTGGCCGGCCGGAGCGTCGAGCAGCCGTACCGCACGGCGGTGACCGCGCGGACCGGCGACGAGCTGGCCGCCGGGCTCGACCGGTGGCTCGCCGACCCTGCCGGTACGACGGCGGAGGTGACCACGTCCGCTCCCCGGGTGGTGTTCGTGTTTCCGGGTCAGGGTGGTCAGTGGGTGGGGATGGGTCGGGAGTTGTGGCGTCGGGAGCCGGTGTTTCGGGAGGTGGTGTTGGCGTGTGAGGGGGCGTTTGCGGGGTTGGTGGATTGGTCGTTGGTGGAGGTGTTGGAGGGTGGGTCGGTCCTGGAGGGGATCGATGTGGTGCAGCCGGTGTTGTTTGCGGTGCAGGTGGGGTTGGCGGCGGTGTGGCGGTCGTGGGGTGTGGAGCCGGCGGCGGTGGTGGGGCATTCGATGGGTGAGGTGGCGGCGGCGTGTGTGGCGGGGGCGTTGTCGTTGGGTGATGCGGCTCGGGTGATCTGTGTGCGGAGTGGGTTGATGCGGCGGGTGTCGGGGGTGGGTGCGATGGCGGTGGTGGGGTTGGGTGCGGTTGAGGTGGGGGAGGTGGTGGCTGGGTTTGGTGGTGAGGTGGTGGTGGCGGCGTGGAATGGTCCGGTGACGACGGTGGTGGCGGGGTCGTCGGGTGCGGTGGATGCGGTGGTGGGGGAGTTGTCGGGTCGGGGGGTGTTCGCGCGGCGGGTGCAGGTGGATGTGGCGTCGCATTCTCCGCAGGTGGATGGGTTGCGTGATGATCTTTTGGCGGGGTTGGTGGGGGTGTCGCCGCGGGTGGCGTCGGTGCCGTTGTATTCGACGGTGCGGGGTGAGGTGTTGTCTGGTGTGGAGTTGGGGGCGGGGTACTGGTGGGAGAATCTGCGGGAGCCGGTGCGGTTCGCGCCGATGGTGGAGCGGTTGCTGGTTGATGGGTTGACGTGTTTTCTGGAGGTCAGTCCGCATCCGGTGTTGGGTGGGGCGATCGAGGAGTCGTGTCGGCGTTCTGGTGGTGGGGTGGTCCTCACCTCCACCCGACGAGACGAGGACGAGCGCGGTGCGCTGCTCGACACCGCCGCCACCCTCTACCGGCTCGGTCACCCGTTGCACTGGCCCGCCCTCTACCCGCAGGACCTCACCCCGGTCGACCTGCCGCTGCCGGACGCGCCGACCCGACCCGCCGCGCCGACCACGCCCGTCCCACCGGCGGTCGACGACGCCGGGCCCACCGCCGACGAGGTGACCGCCGCCGTCGACGCGCGGACGGCGCAGGACCCGGTCCTCGTCCCGCTCTCGGCCCACACCCCGGACGCGCTGACCGACCTCACCCGACGCACCGTCGACCTGCTCGGCCGGCACCCGAACGTACGACTGCGCGACCTCGGCCACACCGCCGCCCTCCGGCGGGACCACCACGCCGTTCGGCTCGCCGTCGCCGCCACCTCCCACGCCGACCTGGTGGAGAAGCTGACCGTCCGGCTCGCCGACGACCGTCCGGCCACCCCCGTGCCCGCCGGAACCGCCCGCAAGGTGGTGTTCGTGTTTCCGGGTCAGGGTGGTCAGTGGGTGGGGATGGGTCGGGAGTTGTGGCGTCGGGAGCCGGTGTTTCGGGAGGTGGTGTTGGCGTGTGAGGGGGCGTTTGCGGGGTTGGTGGATTGGTCGTTGGTGGAGGTGTTGGAGGGTGGGTCGGTCCTGGAGGGGATCGATGTGGTGCAGCCGGTGTTGTTTGCGGTGCAGGTGGGGTTGGCGGCGGTGTGGCGGTCGTGGGGTGTGGAGCCGGCGGCGGTGGTGGGGCATTCGATGGGTGAGGTGGCGGCGGCGTGTGTGGCGGGGGCGTTGTCGTTGGGTGATGCGGCTCGGGTGATCTGTGTGCGGAGTGGGTTGATGCGGCGGGTGTCGGGGGTGGGTGCGATGGCGGTGGTGGGGTTGGGTGCGGTTGAGGTGGGGGAGGTGGTGGCTGGGTTTGGTGGTGAGGTGGTGGTGGCGGCGTGGAATGGTCCGGTGACGACGGTGGTGGCGGGGTCGTCGGGTGCGGTGGATGCGGTGGTGGGGGAGTTGTCGGGTCGGGGGGTGTTCGCGCGGCGGGTGCAGGTGGATGTGGCGTCGCATTCTCCGCAGGTGGATGGGTTGCGTGATGATCTTTTGGCGGGGTTGGTGGGGGTGTCGCCGCGGGTGGCGTCGGTGCCGTTGTATTCGACGGTGCGGGGTGAGGTGTTGTCTGGTGTGGAGTTGGGGGCGGGGTACTGGTGGGAGAATCTGCGGGAGCCGGTGCGGTTCGCGCCGATGGTGGAGCGGTTGCTGGTTGATGGGTTGACGTGTTTTCTGGAGGTCAGTCCGCATCCGGTGTTGGGTGGGGCGATCGAGGAGTCGTGTCGGCGTTCTGGTGGTGGGGTGGTCCTCACCTCCACCCGGCGGGACACCGGGGAACGACTCACCATGCTGGACACCGCCGGTGAGCTGTACCGGCTGGGCGTCCGGCTCGACTGGACGGCCCTGCACCCCGGCGCCGGCGAGGTCGTCCGCCTCCCCGAGTACCCCTGGCAGCGGGAACGCCACTGGCCGGAGCACACCGTCCGGGCCGGCCAGCCGGTCGGCCACCCGCTGCTCGGCGCACGCGTCGAGTCCTCCCTCGACCAGGGCACCCACCTCTGGACCACCGACCTGCACGTCGACCGGCTGCCCTACCTCGCCGACCACCGGGTCCGGGGCCAGGTGCTGCTCCCCGCCACCGGGTACCTGGAGATGGCGCTGGCCGCCGCGACCGACCGGCTCGGCCCGGCCGTCTCCGTCGCCGACCTGGAGATCACCGAACCGCTCGCGCTGAGCGATCGGCCGGTCACCGTCCAGGCGACCCTCACCGGCCACCCGACCGGCGGGTTCGCATTCCAGTGCGCCAGCCGCCAACCCGACGAGGACGGCCGCCCCGGCGACTGGCTCGTCCACGCCCGGGGCACCGTCCGCCGCACCGGCGACACCGCCCCGGCCGCCGACGCCATCCGACCCGAACTGCCCGAACCGGGCGAAACCCACTACGCGGCGATGCGCGCCCGGGGACTCGACTACGGCCCCCACTTCCAGGGCGTACGACAGCTCCGCCGAACCGACGGCGAGGCGTGGGCGCAGGTCCACGGCGAGGCCGGCGGCGGCTACACCATGCACCCCGCACTGCTGGACGCCTGCCTCCAGGTCGCCCTCGCCGCGCTCCCGACGCAGCCCGCCGACACCTACGTGCCGGTCGGCGTCGAACGCCTCGACCTGCGGGACCGCCCCGGCACCGAGGTCACCTGCCACGCCCGGCTCCGCGAAACCACCGACACCGACGAGCACACCGCCGACCTGACGGTCCACGCCCCGGACGGCCGGGTCCTGGTCGTCGTCACCGGCCTACGGCTGCGCCGCCTGGCCCGAAGCGTGGCCGGCGGCGCCGACCTGCTCTACCAGATCCGCTGGCAGCCCGCCCCGGGCCTGACCGCCGACGCCGGTACGGCCGACCTCACCGGACGGTGGCTGCTCCTCGCCGACCGGGACACCACCCTGGACGCCGCGCTGACCGCCCGGGGCGGCAGCTGCGTCGTGGCCCGCCCCGGCGACCGCTACCAACGTCTCGGGCCGGACGCCTACCAGGTCGACCCGACCTGCCCCGAGCACCTGCGCGACCTGCTCGCCGAGGTCCTCGCTTCGGGGCAGCCCACCCTGCGCGGGGTGGTGCACCGCTGGGCGCTGGACACGGTGGTACCCGGGACGGACACCGCCGACGGCTGGGAACCCAACCACCGGCTGGTCGCCGACAGCGTCCGGCACCTGGTCGCGGCGCTGCACGACGTACCCGGCACCACGCGCCCCCGGCTCTGGCTGGTCACCCGGGACAGCCAGGCCGTCCGCCCCACGGACCGGGCTACGGCGGTCGCCCAGGCCCCGCTCTGGGGGCTCGGCCGGACCATCGCGCACGAACACCCGGACCTGGACTGCACCCGCGTCGACCTCGGGACGGACCTGCCCGACGAGGACGCCGCGCTGCTCACCGCCTTGACCGCCCCGGTCGAGGAACCCGAACTCGCCCTGCGCGGCACCGACGTGCTGGTCTCCCGCCTGGTCCCGGCCACCGCCGAGGAACCGACCGTCGACCCGGAGCCGGCCGGGGACCGCCCGTTCCGGCTCGCCGTCGACCGGGTCGGCACCCTCGACCAGCTCCACCTGCGCGCCGTCGCCCCGCTCGCCCCGGGGCCGGGGCAGGTGCTGGTCGAGATTCGGGCCAGCGGGCTGAACTTCCGCGACGTCCTGAAGACCCTAGGTCTCTACCCCGGGCTCGACGACACCGCCGAGGTGACGCTCGGCGACGAGTGCGCCGGGGTTATCGCGGCGGTCGGACCGGACGTCACCGACCTGCGGATCGGCGACCCGGTGGTGGCGGTCGCCCCGCACGGCATCGGCAGCCACGTCCTCGCCGACGCGCGGCTCGTCGCGCCCAAACCCGAGCGCCTCGACTTCGCCGAGGCCGCCACCATCCCGATCGCCTTCCTCACCGCCGCGTACGCCCTGGAGCACCTCGCCCGGATCGAGCCCGGCGAGCGGGTCCTGGTGCATGCCGCCGCGGGCGGGGTCGGGCTGGCCGCGGTGCAGCTCGCCCACGCCGCCGGGGCGGAGGTGTTCGCCACCGCCGGCAGCAACGAGAAGCGCGCCCACCTCACGTCGCTGGGCGTGCGGCACGTGATGGACTCCCGGTCGGCGGCGTTCGCCGACCAGGTCCGCGCCGAGACCGACGGGCGGGGCGTGGACGTCGTCCTCAACTCGCTCTCCGGGGACCTCATCGCGCACGGCGTCGGCGCGCTCGCCCCGTACGGGCGGTTCGTGGAGATCGGCAAGCGGGACATCTACCAGGACCGGTCGCTCGGGCTCGGCCCGTTCCGCCGGAACCTGTCGTTCTTCGCCGTCGACCTGGACCTGATGTTCACCGAGCGCACCGCGCTGGTCGGCGGGCTGCTGCGGCGCATCGTCGCCCGGGTCGACGCCGGGGAACTCCAGCCGCTGCCGGTGCGCCGGTTCCCGGTGGGCCAGGCGCAGGACGCCTTCCACCTGATGGAGCAGGCGGGCCACATCGGCAAGATCGTGCTGACGGTGACCGACCCGGCCACGGTCGAGGTCCGTCCCGCCGCCGGTGTCGGCCGGCTGCCCGCCGACGCCAGTTACCTGATCACCGGCGGGTTCGGCGGGCTCGGCCTGCGGGTCGCCCGCTGGCTCGCCGAGCGGGGGGCCACCCAGCTCGTCCTGGTCGGCCGCAGTGGCGCATCGGCCGCCGCGCAGCCCACCCTGAACGAGTTGGCCGACGCCGGCGTCCGGGTGGCGACCTTCGCCGCCGACGTCACCGACCCGGCCGAGGTGGCCCGGGTGCTCGACCACGTCCGCGCCCACCTGCCCCCGTTGCGCGGTGTGGTGCACGCCGCCGGGGTTCTCGACGACGGCATCCTGCTCCAGCAGACCGGGCAGCGGTACCGGCGGGTGACCCGTCCCAAGGTCGACGCCGCCTGGCACCTGCACACCCAGACCGGCGTCGACCCGCTGGACTTCTTCGTCCTGTTCTCCTCGGTGACCTCGGTGCTCGGCTCACCCGGGCAGAGCAGCTACGCCGCCGGGAACGCCTTCCTGGACGCGTTGGCCCACGCCCGTCGGGCGGCCGGCCTGCCCGCGCTCAGCGTCAACTGGTGTCCCTGGTCGGCGGTGGGTATGGCGGCCCGTCTGGAACAGGGCGGCCAGGAGGCGCTGCGCGGACTGCGGGCGATCACCCCCGACCAGGGCGTCGCGGTGCTCGGCGCGCTGCTTGGGCAGCAGAGCGCCCAGGTCGCGGTGATGCCGTTCGACGCCGCCGAGTGGGTGGCCGCGTACCCGGCCGCCGGGCGGACCAACCAGCTCGCGCTGCTCGGCACCGCAGCCGCCGAGCGGCCCGCGTCGGACGGCGTTCGGGAACGCTTCCTCGCCGCCCCGCCGGGTCGCCGTCGGCGGGCCGCCGTCGAGGCGTACGTCTGTGAGGAGGCGGCCCGGGTGCTGCGGCTGGCCCCGTCCCGGGTCGGGGTGGGCACGCCGCTGCGCAGCCTCGGCTTCGACTCGCTGATGTCCCTCGAACTGCGCAACCGGCTCGAGGCCGGCCTGCACCTGGCGCTGTCCGCGACGCTGATCTGGAACTACCCGACGATCGAGGTGCTCGTGCCCTACCTCGCCGACCGGCTGGGCGTTCCGCTCGACGCCCCGGAGGAACCCCCGAAACAGGACGAGTCGACCGAATCTGCCAACCATGCCGACCCCACCTCCGGCGACCAGACGGGCGACGACGACCTGGGCGGGCTCTCGGTCGACGACCTCGAAGCGCTTCTCGCCCAAGAGCTCAACGACCTCGAGTCCTGA
- a CDS encoding ABC transporter substrate-binding protein: MLATGLTTSPDSRVFTLPLRTDVSWHDGKPFGAEDVAFTIDYYRKHDSVRFAGPLAVGDTVQVHGVAARPWPAVSLRQPNGRPETGPRSPSPLRPHPSARGPPARRGSRRWPGARSRRRRVRRANGSAPRRHNPTPREVSGPRTDSARRSPCVRSHRRGGRSPRAGRVRGRPRTLRRGRCGASAAE; encoded by the coding sequence CTGCTGGCGACCGGGCTGACCACCAGTCCGGACAGCAGGGTCTTCACCCTGCCGTTGCGTACCGACGTCTCGTGGCACGACGGTAAGCCGTTCGGAGCCGAGGACGTGGCATTCACCATCGACTACTACCGCAAACACGACTCGGTACGGTTCGCGGGCCCGCTGGCGGTCGGCGACACCGTCCAGGTACACGGCGTGGCTGCACGGCCGTGGCCGGCTGTTTCGCTCCGACAACCCAACGGTCGTCCGGAGACCGGACCGCGAAGCCCGTCACCGCTGCGTCCGCATCCGTCCGCTCGCGGTCCACCCGCACGTCGGGGCAGCCGGCGGTGGCCGGGTGCCAGGAGCCGTCGTCGGCGCGTACGGCGTGCGAACGGCAGTGCTCCTCGTCGACATAACCCCACGCCAAGAGAAGTTTCCGGCCCGCGTACCGATAGCGCCCGACGCTCGCCGTGCGTCCGCTCTCATCGTCGCGGTGGTAGATCTCCGCGCGCAGGCCGGGTACGGGGACGCCCTCGAACGCTGCGTCGGGGTCGATGCGGTGCGAGTGCGGCGGAGTAG